The Flavobacterium sp. HJ-32-4 genome contains a region encoding:
- a CDS encoding SDR family NAD(P)-dependent oxidoreductase: MELQDAKVLITGGTTGIGFETARLLTSKGAQVVFCGQNAERVAKAAAELGITGFTCDISDAADVERLFEKNRGHTRWAGCFDQQCRRGLFRRTGGHRPSGF, translated from the coding sequence ATGGAACTACAAGATGCAAAAGTACTGATTACCGGCGGTACGACCGGAATCGGTTTTGAAACGGCCCGTTTGTTAACCTCTAAAGGCGCGCAGGTCGTGTTCTGCGGACAAAACGCGGAACGGGTAGCAAAGGCGGCAGCCGAACTGGGTATAACAGGTTTTACGTGCGATATTTCCGACGCCGCGGATGTGGAGCGGTTGTTTGAGAAAAACCGTGGCCACACTCGGTGGGCTGGATGTTTTGATCAACAATGCCGGCGTGGGCTATTTCGCCGCACTGGCGGACACCGACCCAGCGGATTTTGA
- a CDS encoding ParB/RepB/Spo0J family partition protein, translated as MTKAVKKQALGRGLSALLKDPENDIRSASDKGADKVVGNIIELELDAIEINPFQPRSNFNEESLNELATSIRELGVIQPITVRKVDFNKYQLISGERRLRASKIAGLKTIPAYIRIADDNESLVMALVENIQRHDLDPIEIALSYQRLIDEIQLTQEQMSDRVGKKRSTIANYLRLLKLDPVIQTGIRDGFITMGHGRAIINIEDHDAQTAIYQKIVSQNLSVRDTEALVKTYQEGLKPKVAAKGKEANGVSEDGQKRIAAFFGAKVDVKVAANGKGKITIPFQSQEDFNRILQLLNA; from the coding sequence ATGACAAAAGCCGTGAAGAAACAAGCGCTCGGACGGGGATTATCAGCGCTTTTGAAAGACCCAGAGAATGACATCCGGTCCGCTTCCGACAAAGGGGCCGATAAGGTCGTGGGCAATATCATCGAACTGGAACTCGACGCGATTGAAATCAACCCGTTCCAGCCGCGTAGCAATTTCAATGAGGAATCACTGAACGAACTGGCGACTTCGATCCGGGAATTGGGTGTGATACAACCGATTACGGTTCGTAAGGTCGACTTCAACAAATACCAGCTTATTTCGGGTGAGCGCCGTTTGCGTGCCTCGAAAATAGCCGGACTCAAAACCATTCCGGCCTATATCCGGATTGCCGACGACAACGAATCGCTGGTGATGGCGCTGGTGGAAAACATCCAGCGACACGACCTCGATCCGATTGAGATCGCGTTGTCGTATCAACGTCTTATCGACGAAATCCAGCTTACACAGGAGCAGATGAGCGACCGTGTGGGGAAGAAACGCTCGACCATCGCGAACTACCTGCGCCTGTTGAAACTCGATCCGGTCATCCAAACGGGTATCCGCGATGGGTTTATCACGATGGGCCATGGTCGCGCTATTATCAATATTGAGGATCATGACGCGCAGACGGCTATCTACCAGAAGATCGTCAGCCAGAACCTCTCGGTACGCGATACGGAAGCGCTGGTCAAAACGTACCAGGAAGGACTGAAACCGAAGGTTGCTGCTAAAGGGAAAGAAGCGAATGGCGTGTCGGAAGACGGCCAAAAACGGATCGCGGCCTTCTTTGGCGCGAAAGTCGACGTGAAAGTAGCGGCGAACGGCAAAGGGAAGATTACGATTCCGTTCCAGTCGCAAGAGGATTTCAACCGTATCCTGCAATTACTGAACGCGTAG
- a CDS encoding ABC transporter substrate-binding protein produces the protein MQNLRWAVIATFLLIGCGKNERPAATPPYSNHIEAASGLALYEYDGYTVVKVLEPWPDAKHSYTYVLRKRNAKVPDSLRSYPSVEVPVRSIVVTSTTHIPSLEMLGVEKTLTGFPNTRFISSERTRARIDAGHVKELGGNRDLDTEAVLDLHPDVVIGNGIDDHNPAYDNLMRAGIPVMLNGDWNEKTPLGRAEWIKFFGVLFGKEAQANALFQQIRDDYRKIRALARKTPKHPTVLVGAMYQDVWNLPQGGSWGALFIADAGGDYLWNDTTGTGSLQLPFEQVFERGQNADFWIGPGQFASLADLNAASSHYREFRSYQQKTIFSFSSRKGKTGGLLYYELAPNRPDLVLRDLVSILHPELLPNHEPVFFDRLR, from the coding sequence ATGCAAAATTTGAGATGGGCCGTAATCGCGACTTTCCTGCTGATCGGATGCGGGAAAAACGAGCGACCGGCGGCAACACCCCCATATAGCAATCACATAGAAGCCGCGTCGGGACTGGCACTTTACGAATATGACGGCTATACTGTCGTTAAAGTACTGGAACCCTGGCCCGACGCGAAACACTCGTACACCTACGTGCTCCGGAAACGGAATGCAAAAGTGCCCGACAGTCTTCGCTCCTACCCGTCCGTCGAGGTGCCAGTGCGATCGATTGTGGTGACATCGACCACGCATATTCCGTCGTTGGAGATGTTGGGGGTGGAAAAGACGCTGACCGGCTTTCCCAACACCCGTTTCATTTCGTCGGAACGGACGAGGGCCCGGATCGACGCAGGGCATGTGAAGGAACTCGGCGGCAACCGCGACCTTGATACCGAAGCCGTATTGGACTTGCATCCGGATGTGGTGATTGGAAACGGCATAGACGACCACAATCCGGCGTATGACAACCTCATGCGGGCGGGTATTCCCGTGATGCTCAATGGCGACTGGAACGAAAAAACGCCGTTGGGACGTGCGGAATGGATCAAGTTTTTTGGAGTGTTGTTTGGGAAGGAAGCCCAGGCCAATGCACTCTTCCAACAGATACGGGACGATTACCGAAAAATCCGCGCACTGGCCCGGAAGACGCCCAAACACCCGACCGTTTTGGTAGGAGCGATGTACCAGGATGTCTGGAACTTACCACAGGGAGGCAGTTGGGGCGCCTTGTTCATAGCAGATGCCGGCGGCGACTATCTTTGGAACGACACCACAGGCACGGGAAGCCTGCAATTGCCGTTTGAACAAGTCTTCGAACGCGGACAAAACGCCGACTTCTGGATCGGCCCCGGGCAGTTTGCCTCGCTGGCCGACCTCAATGCCGCGAGCAGCCATTACCGTGAATTCCGCAGCTACCAACAAAAGACTATTTTCTCGTTCAGTTCGCGTAAAGGGAAGACCGGCGGATTGCTATATTACGAATTGGCGCCCAATCGACCAGATCTGGTGCTGCGCGACCTCGTATCGATCCTGCATCCGGAATTGCTGCCGAACCACGAGCCGGTTTTCTTCGACCGACTTCGCTGA
- the lepB gene encoding signal peptidase I, whose product MTTSQWLLFFLLVQVIHFLGTWKLYVKAGRKAWEAAVPVYNAVVLMKIINRSPWWTVLLFVPVINIIMFPVVWVETLRSFGKNSTTDTLLGLFTLGFYIYYINYAVDVKYVENRSLKATSKAGDTLSSLLFAVVVATVVHTYVMQPFTIPTPSLEKTLLVGDYLFVSKFNFGARVPMTAVAAPMVHDTIIGTGLRSYSKWPQYPYFRFPAFESVEKNDIVVFNWPTDTVRYFRDKVTRGLRKPIDKKSNYVKRCVGTPGDTLEIRDGYVYINGKKLILSDRARPQYNHKIYSTAGVMPQQLRDAGITGIGGTYDVQITSDEQGPALEPYILSAVPQPNGVYRITVREGGVPDQVLSRYSITLMPVETKELQCNMTLDEAAQLRKVEGIDSVVKITMPTTNAIFPQVDNRWSIDNYGPIYIPKKGATIPLTLQTLPFYKEIIREYEKHELEVKNGTIYIDGKPATSYTFGDDYYWMMGDNRHNSEDSRYWGYVPSTHIVGKPVFIWWSVDPAQSWKNPIKKIRWDRLFTTVGGHGKPVSYLPYFLITLAIYLIGNTIYKKRKAAKA is encoded by the coding sequence ATGACGACATCGCAATGGTTGCTTTTTTTCCTCCTTGTACAGGTCATTCACTTCCTGGGCACATGGAAACTCTATGTAAAGGCTGGCCGTAAGGCATGGGAAGCCGCTGTACCGGTCTATAACGCAGTAGTTTTGATGAAGATCATCAACCGCTCGCCCTGGTGGACGGTGCTGTTGTTTGTGCCGGTGATCAATATCATTATGTTTCCGGTGGTATGGGTGGAAACGTTGCGGTCGTTCGGGAAGAACTCCACTACCGACACGCTTCTCGGCCTGTTTACATTGGGATTTTATATCTACTACATCAACTATGCCGTAGACGTAAAATATGTAGAGAACCGCAGCCTGAAAGCCACTTCCAAAGCCGGTGATACACTGAGCTCGCTGCTCTTTGCCGTGGTCGTCGCGACGGTGGTGCACACGTATGTGATGCAACCGTTTACCATCCCAACGCCTTCACTGGAAAAGACCTTGCTGGTAGGCGATTATCTCTTCGTCAGTAAATTCAACTTCGGCGCGCGGGTGCCGATGACGGCTGTAGCGGCGCCTATGGTGCACGATACCATCATTGGTACCGGATTGCGTTCGTATTCGAAATGGCCTCAATACCCGTATTTCCGTTTTCCGGCTTTCGAAAGCGTGGAAAAGAACGACATCGTCGTATTTAACTGGCCAACCGATACGGTGCGGTATTTCAGGGATAAAGTCACGCGTGGCCTGCGCAAGCCAATCGACAAGAAATCGAACTATGTCAAGCGATGTGTCGGCACACCGGGCGATACCCTCGAAATCCGCGACGGATACGTTTACATCAATGGTAAAAAACTCATTCTGTCAGACCGCGCCCGTCCGCAATACAACCACAAAATCTACTCCACCGCCGGCGTCATGCCGCAGCAGTTGCGCGATGCGGGCATTACGGGAATCGGAGGCACCTACGACGTACAGATTACGTCAGATGAACAGGGGCCGGCATTGGAACCGTATATCCTTTCCGCCGTCCCACAGCCGAACGGTGTGTACCGCATAACCGTTCGTGAAGGCGGCGTACCCGATCAGGTGCTCAGCCGCTATTCGATCACCCTTATGCCGGTTGAAACCAAAGAACTTCAGTGTAATATGACGCTCGACGAAGCGGCCCAACTGCGAAAAGTGGAAGGCATTGATTCGGTCGTTAAAATTACGATGCCGACGACAAACGCCATTTTCCCGCAAGTCGACAACCGTTGGAGTATCGACAATTACGGACCGATTTACATCCCTAAGAAAGGAGCGACCATACCACTTACGCTGCAAACGCTGCCGTTCTATAAAGAAATCATCCGCGAGTATGAAAAGCACGAACTGGAAGTGAAAAACGGTACGATTTACATCGATGGAAAACCGGCCACTTCCTACACCTTCGGCGATGACTACTACTGGATGATGGGTGACAACCGCCACAATTCAGAGGATTCCCGCTATTGGGGATATGTGCCGTCTACCCATATCGTTGGGAAACCGGTGTTTATATGGTGGAGCGTTGACCCGGCCCAAAGCTGGAAGAACCCGATCAAAAAAATCCGCTGGGACCGTCTGTTCACCACCGTGGGCGGGCATGGAAAACCGGTATCCTACCTCCCCTATTTCCTGATCACACTGGCCATTTACCTGATTGGTAATACGATTTACAAAAAGAGGAAAGCCGCAAAAGCGTGA
- a CDS encoding DUF5683 domain-containing protein produces the protein MIRRCLILFFVLFLFGNAIAQAPKQKPAESMPLVVGDTVKTSSVNPLAPTKAAFYSAILPGLGQAYNKKYWKIPIVYGALATGIIIYNKNNESYHRYRNAYKQRLAGLEDEFAGQYSDQTLINAQRQFQRNRDLSLLITVGLYVLNIVDANVDAHLKQFNVDDNLTVKPDLFPNEIDGRQNLGVQIQYRF, from the coding sequence GTGATCCGGCGTTGCCTCATACTCTTTTTTGTCTTATTCCTCTTCGGGAATGCAATCGCGCAGGCACCCAAACAAAAGCCTGCCGAATCGATGCCTTTAGTGGTGGGTGACACCGTCAAAACGTCATCCGTGAACCCGCTTGCCCCTACAAAGGCGGCCTTCTATTCGGCGATTTTGCCGGGTCTCGGACAGGCCTACAACAAAAAGTACTGGAAGATCCCGATTGTATATGGCGCGTTGGCAACAGGCATCATCATCTACAATAAAAACAACGAATCGTATCACCGTTACCGCAACGCGTACAAGCAGCGGCTGGCGGGACTTGAGGACGAATTCGCCGGACAATACAGCGACCAGACGCTTATTAATGCGCAACGGCAGTTCCAGCGGAACCGCGACCTTTCTTTGTTGATTACGGTCGGACTGTATGTGCTGAACATCGTCGATGCCAACGTTGATGCGCACCTGAAACAGTTCAATGTTGACGACAACCTTACGGTCAAACCCGACCTTTTCCCGAATGAAATAGACGGTCGCCAGAACCTGGGCGTCCAGATCCAATACCGATTCTGA
- a CDS encoding WbqC family protein, which yields MKSLLLPTYFPSISSFAALVQAEGLLLETDDNFQKQTNRNRMYIYSPNGVQLLNIPIKHSGNQHQKTRDVRLETAFDWQKQHFKSLEAAYRSSPFFEYFEDTLHPFFEKRHTFLLDLTLESMALVSKCLRFDLTYERTEEYFKVRTDVKDFRGLANGKKDATVIEPYTQVFEEKCGFLPNLSVLDLLFNEGRHALAYLQRQSV from the coding sequence ATGAAAAGCCTGTTGTTGCCTACCTACTTCCCGTCTATCAGTTCGTTTGCGGCACTCGTGCAGGCAGAGGGCCTGTTGCTCGAAACGGATGACAACTTCCAAAAGCAGACGAACCGAAACCGGATGTATATCTACAGTCCGAACGGCGTGCAATTGCTCAACATTCCTATCAAACACTCAGGCAACCAGCACCAGAAAACACGTGATGTACGACTGGAGACGGCCTTCGACTGGCAGAAGCAGCATTTCAAATCGCTGGAAGCCGCGTATCGCAGTTCGCCCTTTTTTGAATACTTCGAAGACACCCTTCACCCCTTTTTTGAAAAGCGGCACACATTCCTACTGGACCTGACACTGGAGTCGATGGCGCTCGTTTCGAAATGCCTCCGGTTTGACCTGACCTACGAAAGGACGGAGGAATACTTCAAGGTCCGCACCGATGTCAAGGATTTCCGCGGGTTGGCCAATGGAAAAAAGGATGCCACAGTGATCGAACCGTATACCCAGGTGTTCGAGGAAAAATGCGGCTTTTTACCGAACCTCAGCGTATTGGACCTGCTCTTCAACGAAGGACGGCACGCACTGGCCTATCTGCAAAGGCAGTCGGTATAG
- a CDS encoding iron ABC transporter permease, whose product MTQHRRHTLLFTLLSIGMAVFFLWDLCYGSVRIPLPDVVRTLFGGEATKASWTYIVWDFRLPKALTAVMAGMALSVSGLMMQTFFRNPLAGPYVLGLSSGSSLAVAFVVMGSAFLPGSLAMALASPYGIAAASCIGSVVVLFAVLTVARRLRDTMSILIVGLMFGSFTSAITGILSYLSTAEQLQRFTFWSLGSLGNLSWEAVTIVAIGTGIGLALAAFCIKALDALLLGEHYAQTLGIPMARTRIWVLLSVGILAGVITAFAGPIAFVGLAVPHIARLLFRTSRHSVLFFATLLLGGAIMLVCDALCQFPGLEIQLPINAVTSLLGAPMVIWLLLNKRKWAS is encoded by the coding sequence ATGACGCAACACCGTCGCCATACCCTGCTTTTCACCCTGCTTTCGATAGGGATGGCGGTGTTTTTTCTATGGGATTTGTGCTATGGATCGGTGCGTATACCCCTTCCCGATGTCGTGCGGACGCTGTTCGGCGGGGAAGCAACGAAAGCCAGTTGGACGTATATTGTATGGGACTTCCGACTGCCCAAAGCGCTAACGGCGGTTATGGCGGGCATGGCGCTGTCGGTAAGCGGACTTATGATGCAGACGTTTTTCCGGAACCCGTTGGCGGGACCTTATGTGTTGGGACTCAGTTCAGGTTCAAGCCTTGCCGTAGCGTTTGTCGTGATGGGTTCGGCCTTCCTGCCGGGTTCCCTCGCCATGGCCCTCGCATCTCCGTATGGCATTGCAGCGGCTTCCTGTATCGGCAGTGTGGTGGTGCTTTTTGCTGTCCTGACCGTGGCGCGACGCCTTCGCGATACCATGTCGATACTCATTGTGGGGCTGATGTTCGGAAGTTTTACATCGGCGATTACCGGCATACTCAGTTATCTCTCAACGGCCGAACAGTTGCAACGCTTTACCTTTTGGTCATTGGGCAGCCTCGGGAACCTATCGTGGGAAGCGGTCACGATTGTCGCGATCGGCACCGGCATTGGGCTGGCGCTGGCCGCGTTTTGCATCAAGGCGCTGGATGCCCTTTTGCTGGGGGAACACTACGCACAGACACTCGGAATCCCGATGGCCCGTACGCGCATTTGGGTGCTTCTTTCCGTCGGAATTTTGGCGGGCGTGATTACGGCCTTCGCCGGCCCCATTGCGTTTGTCGGCCTGGCGGTGCCCCATATTGCCCGCTTGCTGTTTCGCACCAGCCGACATTCGGTATTGTTTTTTGCAACCCTGTTGTTAGGTGGCGCGATTATGTTGGTATGCGACGCCCTTTGCCAGTTTCCCGGCCTCGAAATACAATTGCCGATAAATGCCGTGACCTCGTTGTTGGGCGCACCGATGGTGATTTGGTTATTGTTGAACAAACGGAAATGGGCCTCATGA
- a CDS encoding SDR family oxidoreductase: protein MWSGCLRKTVATLGGLDVLINNAGVGYFAALADTDPADFERIWRTNVLGLFLAGQKAAAHFTAQQSGNIINIGSTAARAGFAKGSAYVASKFAVSGLTECWRAELRPHNVRVMQVNPSEVLTQFGPKVGFDQQDNGKKLHATEIAHLIASMLSMPDVGFIPEAAVWATNPW from the coding sequence ATGTGGAGCGGTTGTTTGAGAAAAACCGTGGCCACACTCGGTGGGCTGGATGTTTTGATCAACAATGCCGGCGTGGGCTATTTCGCCGCACTGGCGGACACCGACCCAGCGGATTTTGAACGCATTTGGCGCACGAATGTACTGGGACTCTTCCTGGCCGGACAAAAAGCGGCGGCGCATTTCACGGCGCAACAATCGGGGAATATCATCAACATCGGGTCGACGGCAGCACGCGCCGGATTTGCGAAAGGCTCTGCCTATGTCGCGAGTAAATTCGCCGTTTCCGGACTCACGGAATGCTGGCGGGCGGAACTCCGGCCCCACAACGTTCGCGTCATGCAGGTCAATCCGAGTGAGGTATTGACGCAATTCGGACCAAAAGTAGGCTTTGACCAACAGGACAACGGGAAGAAACTGCATGCCACGGAGATTGCACATTTAATCGCCTCGATGCTGTCGATGCCGGATGTGGGGTTCATTCCGGAGGCGGCGGTGTGGGCGACGAATCCGTGGTGA
- the dapB gene encoding 4-hydroxy-tetrahydrodipicolinate reductase, translating to MKIALLGYGKMGTIIERMAVERGHEIVLRKTRSNSYDGLASADVAIEFSVPDAAVANITTCLETGIPVVCGTTGWLAEYDRMVALCNDRNGAFLYGSNFSLGVNLFFELNAHLARMMAKFSQYSVRMEEIHHTQKLDAPSGTAISLANGIIENSDYTGWTLENPQPGEIPIDAKRIDAVPGTHTISYHSAVDTIEITHIAHNREGFAFGAVVAAEWLAGRKGVFTMKDVLAL from the coding sequence ATGAAAATTGCATTGCTAGGCTACGGTAAAATGGGAACGATCATCGAACGGATGGCGGTGGAACGCGGACACGAGATTGTGTTGCGGAAGACACGGTCGAATTCGTATGACGGACTCGCATCGGCCGATGTGGCGATTGAATTCAGCGTGCCGGATGCCGCGGTGGCAAATATTACGACCTGCCTGGAAACCGGTATACCCGTGGTCTGTGGCACCACCGGATGGCTTGCCGAGTACGACCGCATGGTGGCATTGTGTAACGACCGAAACGGTGCCTTCCTGTATGGCTCCAATTTCAGTCTCGGTGTCAACCTGTTTTTTGAATTGAACGCCCATCTTGCCCGCATGATGGCTAAATTCAGCCAGTATTCGGTGCGGATGGAGGAAATACACCACACGCAAAAGTTGGATGCTCCGAGCGGAACAGCGATTTCACTGGCCAACGGCATTATCGAAAACAGCGACTATACCGGTTGGACATTGGAAAATCCGCAACCGGGAGAAATCCCGATCGACGCCAAACGCATCGATGCGGTTCCGGGCACCCATACCATATCGTATCATTCTGCGGTTGATACCATCGAAATTACCCATATTGCCCACAACCGGGAGGGTTTTGCCTTTGGCGCGGTAGTCGCTGCCGAATGGCTCGCCGGTCGCAAGGGCGTTTTCACCATGAAAGACGTGCTTGCTTTGTAA
- a CDS encoding ParA family protein, translating to MGKIIAIANQKGGVGKTTTSVNLAASLGVLEKKVLLIDADPQANASSGLGIDIEGVESGTYQLIEHSIKAEAAVLQTSSPNVDIIPAHIDLVAIEIELVDKENREYMLKEALKEVREQYDYILIDCAPSLGLLTLNALTAADSVVIPIQCEYFALEGLGKLLNTIKSVQKIHNPELDIEGLLLTMYDSRLRLSNQVVEEVQKHFNDMVFNTIIQRNVKLSEAPSYGESIINFDATSKGASNYLSLAQEIIKKNSQATV from the coding sequence ATGGGTAAAATCATAGCCATCGCCAACCAGAAAGGCGGTGTCGGAAAAACCACCACGTCCGTCAATCTAGCGGCCTCACTCGGCGTATTGGAAAAGAAAGTACTGTTGATCGATGCCGATCCGCAGGCGAACGCGAGTTCGGGATTGGGTATCGACATCGAGGGAGTCGAGTCGGGCACCTATCAGCTTATTGAGCACAGTATCAAGGCGGAAGCGGCTGTTTTGCAGACGTCTTCCCCGAATGTCGACATCATTCCGGCGCACATCGACCTGGTGGCGATCGAGATCGAACTCGTTGACAAGGAAAACCGCGAATATATGCTGAAAGAGGCACTGAAAGAGGTGCGCGAACAGTACGATTATATCCTGATTGACTGCGCCCCTTCACTGGGTCTGCTGACCCTGAATGCGCTCACGGCCGCTGACTCGGTCGTGATACCGATACAATGCGAGTATTTCGCCCTTGAAGGACTGGGCAAGTTGCTCAATACCATCAAAAGTGTGCAGAAAATCCATAACCCGGAGCTGGACATCGAAGGCCTGTTGTTGACGATGTACGATTCGCGCCTGCGGTTATCGAACCAGGTCGTGGAAGAGGTGCAGAAACACTTTAACGACATGGTTTTCAACACTATCATCCAGCGGAATGTGAAGTTGAGCGAAGCGCCCAGCTATGGCGAGAGCATCATCAATTTCGACGCTACGAGCAAGGGTGCCAGCAACTACCTGAGTCTCGCGCAGGAAATCATCAAGAAAAACAGCCAGGCGACCGTATGA
- a CDS encoding pseudouridine synthase, translated as MHHHYLLYKPYGYLSQFVYELKRNKKLLGELHDFAPGTMAIGRLDEDSEGLLLLTTDGKMSEWVRGRKVEKEYYVQVDGLITPEAVAEMAAGVLIGTKKGKYKTKPCEAALLPFVPNLPERGRRIRDDRHGPTSWVSVTIREGKFRQVRKMTSAVGFPTLRLVRVRIGQLQLGNLQPGQVQEVSELEV; from the coding sequence ATGCACCATCATTATCTCCTGTATAAACCCTATGGATACCTGAGCCAGTTCGTTTACGAGTTAAAACGAAACAAGAAACTGTTGGGTGAACTACACGACTTCGCGCCGGGTACCATGGCCATCGGCCGACTCGACGAAGATTCGGAAGGACTCCTGCTGCTCACCACCGACGGGAAGATGAGCGAATGGGTCCGGGGACGGAAAGTCGAAAAAGAGTACTACGTGCAGGTCGACGGCCTCATCACACCTGAAGCGGTTGCCGAAATGGCCGCGGGCGTGCTGATCGGCACCAAAAAAGGTAAATATAAAACAAAGCCCTGCGAGGCAGCCCTGTTGCCATTTGTTCCAAACTTACCCGAACGCGGCCGCCGGATCCGCGATGATCGGCACGGACCGACGAGTTGGGTATCGGTTACCATTCGCGAAGGCAAGTTCCGACAGGTGCGCAAGATGACCTCGGCGGTGGGTTTCCCCACGCTGCGACTGGTGCGCGTCCGTATCGGACAACTGCAGCTAGGGAACTTGCAGCCCGGGCAGGTACAAGAGGTGTCGGAACTTGAGGTCTAA
- a CDS encoding ABC transporter ATP-binding protein: MKALLKADDLAIGYPGKGGGTTVAEDLHFEIERGTLVGLIGSNGAGKSTLLRTLAGLQLPLRGRLELDGRELTKMTASELACYRAVVLTERLPPSDLTVFELVALGRQPYTNWLGKLSKSDIAATEDALALTGAAGLASKRHYEISDGQLQKVLIARAIAQQTPLIFLDEPTTHLDLPHKLALLQLLRKLVTVAGRTVIFSTHDIEQALTVCDAFLVMTSDGLTLSSKEDILQNGVLDALFASSGLRFDTDRLRFEPRTP, translated from the coding sequence ATGAAAGCCTTATTGAAAGCCGACGACCTGGCAATTGGTTATCCCGGAAAAGGGGGAGGTACAACCGTTGCGGAAGACCTCCATTTCGAAATAGAACGCGGTACGTTGGTAGGACTTATCGGCAGTAATGGCGCGGGTAAATCGACGTTGTTGCGGACCCTGGCAGGTCTCCAACTCCCGTTACGCGGACGATTGGAACTCGACGGCCGTGAACTGACCAAAATGACGGCGTCCGAACTTGCCTGTTACCGAGCGGTGGTATTGACCGAACGGCTGCCACCCAGCGACCTGACCGTATTTGAGTTGGTGGCCTTAGGACGACAGCCCTACACTAATTGGTTGGGAAAGCTGTCAAAATCGGACATCGCCGCGACGGAGGACGCGTTGGCACTCACCGGTGCAGCAGGCCTTGCCTCAAAACGACATTACGAGATCAGTGACGGACAGTTACAGAAGGTATTGATCGCCAGGGCCATCGCACAGCAAACGCCCCTTATCTTCCTGGATGAGCCGACCACCCACTTAGACCTGCCCCATAAACTCGCGCTGCTGCAGTTGTTGCGTAAGTTGGTGACTGTTGCCGGGAGAACCGTGATCTTTTCGACGCACGACATCGAACAGGCGCTGACCGTATGCGATGCGTTCCTGGTCATGACCTCCGATGGACTGACGCTGTCATCAAAAGAAGATATACTACAAAATGGCGTACTCGATGCGCTATTCGCGTCGTCCGGACTTCGTTTTGACACGGACCGACTGCGATTTGAGCCACGCACGCCTTGA
- a CDS encoding SDR family oxidoreductase: MDYSAKMLRDGALQDKVIVVTGGGSGLGKSMTRYFLELGAKVAITSRDLEKLTTTAAELEAETGGKCLPVACDVRHYDQVEAMLQAVLTAFGKVDVLLNNAAGNFISPTERLSANAFDTIIDIVLKGSKNCTLAFGKHWIDTKQQNTVILNIVTTYAWTGSAYVVPSATAKAGVLAMTRSLAVEWAKYGIRSNAIAPGPFPTKGAWDRLLPGDLKEKFDLAKKVPLKRVGDHQELANLAAYLVSDFSAYVNGEVVTLDGGEWLKGAGQFNLLEAVPEEMWDMLEMMIRSRKG; this comes from the coding sequence ATGGATTATTCAGCTAAGATGCTCCGCGATGGGGCGCTACAAGACAAAGTGATCGTGGTGACGGGCGGCGGAAGCGGCCTTGGGAAATCGATGACGCGCTATTTCCTTGAATTGGGTGCCAAAGTGGCGATTACGTCGCGGGACCTGGAAAAATTAACTACTACAGCCGCGGAACTCGAAGCGGAAACCGGGGGTAAATGCCTCCCGGTGGCCTGTGATGTACGCCACTACGACCAGGTCGAAGCGATGCTGCAGGCGGTGTTGACGGCGTTTGGCAAGGTCGATGTATTGCTGAACAACGCCGCGGGTAACTTCATTTCGCCAACGGAACGGCTGTCGGCCAACGCGTTTGATACGATCATCGACATCGTCTTGAAGGGATCCAAAAACTGTACGCTTGCCTTTGGCAAACACTGGATTGATACCAAACAACAAAACACCGTCATCCTGAATATCGTAACCACCTATGCCTGGACCGGATCCGCCTATGTGGTGCCGTCGGCGACTGCGAAAGCGGGTGTACTGGCGATGACGCGCAGCCTGGCGGTGGAATGGGCAAAATACGGTATCCGCAGCAATGCGATCGCGCCGGGCCCCTTCCCGACCAAAGGCGCCTGGGACCGACTATTGCCGGGCGACCTGAAGGAAAAATTCGACCTGGCGAAGAAAGTGCCTCTGAAACGGGTGGGCGACCACCAGGAACTGGCGAACCTCGCGGCCTATCTCGTGTCGGACTTCTCGGCCTATGTAAACGGCGAAGTCGTGACGCTTGACGGCGGCGAATGGCTGAAAGGCGCCGGGCAGTTCAACCTGCTCGAGGCCGTGCCGGAGGAGATGTGGGATATGCTGGAGATGATGATTAGAAGCCGGAAGGGTTAG